In Micromonospora inyonensis, the genomic window GTTCGGCATCGTCGACGCGAAGGTGCCGGAGACCAACGTCTACCCGATGCAGTTCGACACCGCGCAGGCCGGCTTCCTCGCCGGTTACCTTGCGGCGGGGATGAGCAAGAGCAAGAAGGTCGGCACCTACGGGGGCATGAAGATCCCGCCGGTGACCATCTTCATGGACGGCTTCGTCGACGGTGTCGCCCACTACAACAAGACCAAGAGCGCCAACGTCCAGGCGCTCGGCTGGGACAAGGCCACCCAGAACGGGTCGTTCACCAACGACTTCGTCAAGCAGGACGAGGGCAAGAAGGTCGGGGACGCCCTGGTCGCCCAGGGTGCCGACATCGTCATGCCGGTCGCCGGTGGCGCCGGGCTCGGCACCACCGCCGCCGCGCAGGCCAGCGGCGGCAAGTACAACACCATCTGGGTGGACGTCGACGGCTGCGAGAGCACCCCGAACTGCCCGGCGATCGTCAGCACCGTGGTGAAGAACATCCCGGACGCGGTGAAGGAGGCCGTCGTCAAGGCGGCCAAGGGCGAGAAGCTGGTGGCCACCCCGGGCTACCTGGGCACCCTGGCCAACAACGGCGTCTCGCTCGCCCCGTTCCACGAGTTCGACGGCAAGGTCCCGGCCGAGCTGAAGGCCGAGCTGGACAAGCTCAAGGCCGACATCTCCGCCGGCACCGTCCAGGTCACCTCGCCGGCCCAGCCGAAGTGACCCGCCGCCGGTCACCGCGGAAGGGGTGACCGGCGGTCGCGCACCACGACGGCCGCTCCGGCCGGCACGGATGCGAATCCCTGCCGCCGGAGCGGCCGATCTGCACGACGTCCCCCACCACGCGGCCGACGGCCACCCCGTGGCGACCAGGTCGCTCCACGGCTCGCACTCCAGGAGGTTGCGCTGAGACTCGAACTGCGCGGCATCACCAAGCGGTTCGGTGATCTGGTCGCCAACGACCACATCGACCTGACGGTGGAGCCTGGAGAGATTCACGCCCTGCTCGGCGAGAACGGCGCGGGCAAGTCGACCCTGATGAACGTCCTCTACGGGCTCTACCAGCCCGACGAGGGCGAGATCCTGGTCGACGGGAAGCCGCTCAAGCTGCGGGGGCCGTCGGACGCGATCGCGGCCGGCATCGGCATGGTGCACCAGCACTTCATGCTCGTGCCGGTCTTCACGGTGGCCGAGAACGTGATGCTCGGCGCGGAGAAGGTGCGCGGCGGGCTCGCCGGCTTCCTCGACCGGCGTCGGGCCAGTCGGGAGGTCGCCGAGGTCTCCGAGAAGTACAACCTCCGGGTCGACCCGCACGCGGTGGTCGAGGACCTGCCGGTCGGCATCCAGCAGCGGGTGGAGATCGTCAAGGCGCTCACCCGCGAGGTGGACCTGCTCATCCTCGACGAGCCGACCGCGGTGCTGACCCCGCAGGAGACCGAGGAGCTGCTGACCGTCATGCGGTCGCTGAAGGCGGCCGGCAAGTCCATCGTCTTCATCACCCACAAGCTCGGCGAGGTCAAGGCGATCGCCGACCGGATCACCGTGGTCCGGCGCGGGAAGACCGTGGGCACCGCCTCCCCGAGCGCCAGCCGGGACGAGTTGGCCGCGCTGATGGTCGGCCGCAGCGTGCACCTGACCGTGCAGAAGGAGCCGGCGCAGCCGGGCGCGCCCGTCCTGGAGGTCGCCGGGCTGGTCGTCGACGACGACCGGGAGATCCGGGCGGTCGACGGCGTCGACCTGACCGTCCACGCGGGCGAGGTGCTCGGCGTCGCGGGTGTGCAGGGCAACGGACAGACCGAGCTGGTCGAGGCGGTCATGGGGCTGCGGCCGGTGCTCGCCGGCAGCGTCTCGCTGAACGGGGAGCGGATCGACGGCTGGTCGCCGAAGAAGGTGCTCCGCGCCGGGGTCGGCTACGTCCCCGAGGACCGCAGCGTCGACGGCATCGTCAAGGAGTTCTCCGTCGCGGAGAACCTGGTCCTGGACCTCTACGACCAGCCGCCGTTCGCCTCCGGCCTGGCGCTGAAGCCGGACGCCATCGCCAAGTCGGCCCGGGAGCGGATCGCGCAGTTCGACATCCGGACCTCCTCGGCGGACGCGCCGGTCGGCACGCTCTCCGGCGGCAACCAGCAGAAGGTGATCGTGGCCCGGGAGTTCTCCCGGCCGCTCAAGCTCTTCATCGCCGCGCAGCCGACCCGGGGCGTGGACGTCGGCTCGATCGAGTTCATCCACAGCCAGATCATCCGGGAGCGGGACACCGGCACCGCCGTGCTGGTGGTTTCCAGCGAACTGGACGAGGTGATCGGCCTGGCCGACCGGATCGCGGTGATGTACCGGGGGCGGATCATCGGGATCGTCCCCCCGGACACCCCGCGTGAGGAGATCGGCCTGCTGATGGCCGGCATCACCCCGGACCAGGCGGGCACCGATGCCCGGTCCGGCGACGCCACGACCGACGGCGCGACGGCCACCCCGGCGTCCGACGGCCCAGTGAACGAGGACGAGGCATGACCAACCCCAACCCCGACGCCGGGTCCCCGGACAAGGCGCCGGCGACCCCGGAGCAGGCCGCCCGTGACGCGGCGGGCGGCACCGGCCGGGCCGCCGACCCGACGGCGACGACCACGCCGGCCGGGACGAAGCAGCCGGCCACGACCACGCCGGCCGGAGCGAAGCGGCCCGGGGACGACGGCGCACGCCCCTCGCTCGGCCAGCTCTTCCTGGCCAACCTCTGGGCCGCCAACACGGTCACCGTGACGGTGCTCGCGCTGGTGTTGGCGATGCTGGTCGGCGCGGTCCTGATCATCATCTCCGACCCGGAGGTGCTGGCCACCTACAGCTACATCACCGCCCGGCCCTCGGACGCGATCAACGCGAGCTGGGCAGCGGTCAGCGAGGGCTACGCCAACCTCTTCAAGGGCTCGGTCTTCGACCCGGAGGCGTTCTCCGGCTGGCTGAACGGCAGCAACGGCTGGGAGCCGGTCTTCGCGCCGATCTCCGAGACGCTCACCTACGCCGCCCCGCTGGTCTTCACCGGCCTCTCGGTGGCGCTCGCCTTCCGGGGCGGCCTGTTCAACATCGGTGCCCAGGGCCAGGCGACCATCGGCGTCATCCTCGCCGCGCTGACCGGCTTCCTGCTGCCGCTGCCGCCGGTGGTGCACCTGCTCGTCGCGGTGATCGCCGGTGCGCTCGGCGGCGCGATCTGGGGATTCATCCCGGGCATCCTGAAGGCCCGCGCCGGGGCGCACGAGGTGATCAACACGATCATGCTCAACTACGTCGGCGTCTACTTCCTCTCCTGGATCATCGTCCAGAACGGCGTCCAGGACCCGGAGCGCACCGACGCGATCAGCCGCTCGGTGGACGGCTCCGCCCAACTGCCCCGACTGCTCGGGGCCGACCTGCGGGTGCACGCCGGCATCCTGCTCGCGGTGGCGGCCACCTGGTTCGTCGGCTGGCTGCTCAACCGCTCGACCTTCGGGTTCGAGCTGCGCGCGGTCGGCGCCAACCCGGACGCCGCCCGCACCGCCGGCATCGGCGTGGGGAAGACGTACGCGCTGATGATGGCGCTGGCGGGGGCGCTCGCCGGGCTCGGCGGCGCGCAGATGGTGCTCGGCACCACCGCCGCCGCGCTGACCCCGCTGGTGGTGGCCCAGATCGGCTTCGACGGCATCCTGGTGGCGCTGCTCGGCCGGGTGAAGCCGTGGGGCGTGCTGCTGGCCGCGCTGCTGTTCGGCGCGCTCCAGGCCGGCGGCAACCGGATGCAGTCCTACTCCGGCATCTCGCTGGAGCTGGTCACCGTGCTCCAGGCGCTGATCGTCATCTTCATCGCCGCCCCCGCGCTGGTGAAGGCGATCTTCCGGCTCCGGGCCGCCCGCGCCGCCCGGTTGCAGACGAGCCTCGCGAAGGGCTGGTGACCGGTGCACACGATCAGTGAGCCGACGAGTCCCGCAGTCGTGAACGGAGACCCGAGCTGATGTCCACGATGGCTGTCGACGACGTCGCCGTCGCCCCCGTTCACGAGGGCTTCTGGACCCGTAACCGCAAGATCGGCGTGGTGCTGCTGGCGCTCGGCCTGCTCGCGGCGATCCTCTTCGGCGCGCTCGCCACCGACGAGCAGGCGCGCTTCACGCTCAGCGAGGACGCCGAGGGCGCGGCGCTGGCCGTCGACGGCACGATCGGCGCGATCGTCTTCGGCGTGCTCGCGGTCGTCGCCGGGGCGGCCCTGCTGGCCGGCGTACCCAAGCGCTGGTTCACCACCGTGCTCGCGGTCGGCGTGGTGGGCTTCGTCGCGTCGTTCCTCTGCTGGCAGGTCTCCGCCGCGCCGGCTGGGCAGAACTTCATGCCGATGGTCAACATCGTCCGGGGCACCTTCATCCTGGCCCTGCCGCTGATCTTCGGTGCGCTGGCCGGGGTGCTCTGCGAGCGCTCCGGCGTGGTGAACGTGGCGATCGAGGGCCAGTTGCTGATGGGGGCCTTCGCCGGTGCCCTGTTCGGCACGATGACCGGCAGCGTCTGGGTCGGCCTGGTGGCCGCCGCGATCGGTGGCGCGTTCATCTCGCTGCTGCTGGCCGTCTTCGCCATCCGCTACCTGGTCGACCAGGTGGTCATCGGCATCGTGCTGAACCTGCTCGCGCTCGGCCTGACCGGCTTCCTCTACGAGCGGCTGATGCAGACCGACACCCAGAGCTACAACCAGCCGCCGCGCTTCGGCACCTGGGCGATCCCGGTGCTGGAGGACATCCCGGTGATCGGGCCGGCGCTGTTCCGGGGCAACATCTT contains:
- a CDS encoding ABC transporter permease; this translates as MSTMAVDDVAVAPVHEGFWTRNRKIGVVLLALGLLAAILFGALATDEQARFTLSEDAEGAALAVDGTIGAIVFGVLAVVAGAALLAGVPKRWFTTVLAVGVVGFVASFLCWQVSAAPAGQNFMPMVNIVRGTFILALPLIFGALAGVLCERSGVVNVAIEGQLLMGAFAGALFGTMTGSVWVGLVAAAIGGAFISLLLAVFAIRYLVDQVVIGIVLNLLALGLTGFLYERLMQTDTQSYNQPPRFGTWAIPVLEDIPVIGPALFRGNIFLYLGLVLVLVIHVALFRTRWGLRTRAVGEHPTAADTLGVKVLALRYRNVILAGMVAGIGGASYTLALYTFTKNMIGGKGFIALAALIFGRWSPTGALLAALFFGFADQLGTYLGAINSIIPSQFLAMLPYLATMLAVAGLVGKVRAPAADGKPYIKG
- a CDS encoding BMP family lipoprotein; the encoded protein is MRVVSALAVGGLVLGAAACGEAPEENDGAGDGGKKFSACMVTDVGGIDDKSFNTSAWKGLEAAEAENSNIDIKYVASKAEADYEPNLTQYVNQKCDFILAVGGLMGTATSKIAKANPNQQFGIVDAKVPETNVYPMQFDTAQAGFLAGYLAAGMSKSKKVGTYGGMKIPPVTIFMDGFVDGVAHYNKTKSANVQALGWDKATQNGSFTNDFVKQDEGKKVGDALVAQGADIVMPVAGGAGLGTTAAAQASGGKYNTIWVDVDGCESTPNCPAIVSTVVKNIPDAVKEAVVKAAKGEKLVATPGYLGTLANNGVSLAPFHEFDGKVPAELKAELDKLKADISAGTVQVTSPAQPK
- a CDS encoding ABC transporter permease codes for the protein MTNPNPDAGSPDKAPATPEQAARDAAGGTGRAADPTATTTPAGTKQPATTTPAGAKRPGDDGARPSLGQLFLANLWAANTVTVTVLALVLAMLVGAVLIIISDPEVLATYSYITARPSDAINASWAAVSEGYANLFKGSVFDPEAFSGWLNGSNGWEPVFAPISETLTYAAPLVFTGLSVALAFRGGLFNIGAQGQATIGVILAALTGFLLPLPPVVHLLVAVIAGALGGAIWGFIPGILKARAGAHEVINTIMLNYVGVYFLSWIIVQNGVQDPERTDAISRSVDGSAQLPRLLGADLRVHAGILLAVAATWFVGWLLNRSTFGFELRAVGANPDAARTAGIGVGKTYALMMALAGALAGLGGAQMVLGTTAAALTPLVVAQIGFDGILVALLGRVKPWGVLLAALLFGALQAGGNRMQSYSGISLELVTVLQALIVIFIAAPALVKAIFRLRAARAARLQTSLAKGW
- a CDS encoding ABC transporter ATP-binding protein, whose translation is MDLTVEPGEIHALLGENGAGKSTLMNVLYGLYQPDEGEILVDGKPLKLRGPSDAIAAGIGMVHQHFMLVPVFTVAENVMLGAEKVRGGLAGFLDRRRASREVAEVSEKYNLRVDPHAVVEDLPVGIQQRVEIVKALTREVDLLILDEPTAVLTPQETEELLTVMRSLKAAGKSIVFITHKLGEVKAIADRITVVRRGKTVGTASPSASRDELAALMVGRSVHLTVQKEPAQPGAPVLEVAGLVVDDDREIRAVDGVDLTVHAGEVLGVAGVQGNGQTELVEAVMGLRPVLAGSVSLNGERIDGWSPKKVLRAGVGYVPEDRSVDGIVKEFSVAENLVLDLYDQPPFASGLALKPDAIAKSARERIAQFDIRTSSADAPVGTLSGGNQQKVIVAREFSRPLKLFIAAQPTRGVDVGSIEFIHSQIIRERDTGTAVLVVSSELDEVIGLADRIAVMYRGRIIGIVPPDTPREEIGLLMAGITPDQAGTDARSGDATTDGATATPASDGPVNEDEA